A genomic window from Lotus japonicus ecotype B-129 chromosome 1, LjGifu_v1.2 includes:
- the LOC130743107 gene encoding uncharacterized protein LOC130743107, translated as MDIDGEKAPPDDAPQRRMSFRDKLMGGAVAPKQKQVEDLVELGKMKIELVDGNRLLPSVTTDSKVLEDMSAPWKESLIVCLLGKRLGYRIMKSKLTSIWKLSGDFELLDVGNGFFMVKFDIPADREKVVNGGPWMIFDHYLAVSTWSREFVSPAARVNTTLAWIRIPGLNVVFYEESYLLSVARAIGRPIKVDMNTLNADRGRFARICVELDLTLPVVGKVCIEGFWYKIEYEGLHVICTKCGCYGHHSRECKVFQPVIETSSQLAQPSEGIVQGNPSAPAAGNPSTQVAANPSDQASAVKEVTGNSAAVTDDTEDLAMNTGDISGHIDESVGNEEGEKPKLKVALDGNFEILGDWMTVVKKKKKQSVRGPIFKAQPALNNTITGKSKNNHGERKTRDPMKKVKEVQKRNEIPMVGDHTHVGFIASESKKRRFRNTGSEVANGTYARDPQPSNTNDNWDHHLKGIQLANNVQTPLKIGESSTILEGANAYPKRIGFTEGRATGGEFSPNTNNTNA; from the coding sequence ATGGACATCGATGGGGAGAAGGCACCGCCGGACGACGCACCACAACGGAGGATGTCCTTCAGGGACAAACTAATGGGGGGAGCGGTGGCTCCCAAACAGAAACAAGTTGAGGATCTCGTGGAATTGGGTAAGATGAAAATAGAGCTGGTGGATGGGAACAGACTACTACCGAGTGTTACTACTGACAGTAAGGTTTTGGAGGATATGAGTGCACCATGGAAGGAGTCGTTGATAGTCTGTCTGCTGGGGAAGAGGCTAGGGTACAGAATCATGAAGAGTAAACTGACGTCTATCTGGAAATTATCGGGAGACTTTGAACTCCTAGATGTAGGCAATGGCTTTTTTATGGTGAAATTTGATATTCCGGCAGATAGGGAGAAGGTCGTAAATGGGGGACCATGGATGATTTTTGACCATTATCTGGCAGTGTCTACATGGAGTAGGGAATTTGTCTCCCCGGCGGCCCGAGTGAATACCACGCTAGCATGGATCAGGATCCCGGGTTTGAATGTGGTCTTTTATGAAGAAAGTTATCTTCTTTCCGTAGCCAGAGCAATTGGAAGGCCAATTAAGGTTGACATGAACACGCTGAACGCAGATAGAGGGAGATTTGCGCGCATATGTGTGGAACTTGACTTGACCCTGCCGGTGGTTGGAAAAGTTTGCATTGAAGGGTTTTGGTACAAAATTGAATATGAGGGCCTGCACGTTATATGTACTAAATGTGGCTGTTATGGGCATCATTCCAGGGAGTGCAAAGTGTTCCAGCCTGTGATTGAGACATCTTCTCAGCTAGCACAACCGTCTGAAGGAATCGTCCAAGGAAATCCTAGTGCGCCGGCGGCTGGAAACCCTAGTACGCAGGTGGCGGCAAACCCTAGTGACCAAGCTTCAGCGGTGAAAGAGGTGACCGGGAATTCAGCGGCAGTTACTGATGACACGGAAGATTTGGCCATGAATACAGGAGATATTAGTGGACATATTGATGAGTCAGTTGGCAACGAGGAGGGGGAGAAGCCTAAATTAAAGGTGGCACTTGATGGAAATTTCGAAATTTTAGGTGATTGGATGACTGttgtgaagaaaaaaaagaaacaatctGTGCGGGGCCCAATTTTTAAAGCACAGCCAGCTTTGAATAACACAATCACGGGAAAATCAAAGAATAATCATGGGGAACGGAAAACAAGGGATCCCATGAAGAAAGTCAAAGAGGTTCAAAAGAGGAATGAAATTCCAATGGTGGGAGACCACACACACGTGGGATTTATTGCATCTGAAAGCAAAAAACGTAGATTTCGCAACACTGGCTCAGAGGTGGCGAATGGCACTTATGCGCGGGACCCACAACCATCCAATACCAATGATAATTGGGATCATCATCTCAAGGGTATTCAATTGGCAAATAACGTGCAGACCCCTTTGAAAATTGGGGAATCAAGTACTATATTGGAGGGAGCAAATGCATATCCTAAAAGGATTGGATTTACAGAGGGACGAGCTACAGGGGGAGAATTTTCCCCAAACACCAACAATACTAATGCCTAG